In one Elstera cyanobacteriorum genomic region, the following are encoded:
- a CDS encoding ATP-binding protein: MIPLLPRRLAPRLLLALLAAMGAMLLLAVAVAVPALDRQRDRLQAHRLGPAMAALWQEAEGALADGGSADAELATRHITDLHFEIGPLPEAPTAMVRYFFTPAYDGRAPFEVRVLQPRPLLEGRSIDLGAAGGGFDYALAQIATDIADTGLPARVTLPLSDGRWLTFASPRYWQARWTPVMRGLAVLVAGAGLVLAAFGLARLLALPLERLAAAVGPEHAGPPQPMAVPAGASAEVAEIAAAIDRGRSALTELLEDRTRMLAAISHDLRTPATRLKLRAEWIEDAGVRDKILADLDEMTVMIAAALDYLRQGAQQEAEQLVAFTSLLQAVCDDYHDLGRPVRLTEAPPLQFDASGTIFGPGDRGVRRTLLTFDQARVLRLRCRPDALRRALTNLIDNALKYGGVAEVMVQATSEEVIVDVLDEGPGIPEEEFANVLRPFYRLEQSRNRGTGGTGLGLAIVKSVIDAHGGTLELSNRARAGLRARVVLPRRL; encoded by the coding sequence ATGATCCCCCTGCTGCCGCGCCGCCTCGCGCCCCGGCTGCTGCTGGCGCTGCTGGCGGCGATGGGGGCTATGCTGCTGTTGGCGGTGGCGGTGGCGGTTCCGGCGCTGGACCGGCAGCGCGACCGGCTGCAAGCCCATCGCCTCGGCCCGGCGATGGCGGCGCTGTGGCAGGAGGCGGAAGGGGCGCTGGCCGATGGCGGCTCCGCCGATGCCGAGCTTGCTACCCGCCATATCACCGATCTGCACTTCGAGATCGGCCCGCTGCCGGAAGCCCCGACGGCGATGGTGCGCTATTTTTTCACCCCCGCCTATGATGGGCGCGCGCCGTTTGAGGTGCGCGTGCTGCAGCCCCGCCCCCTGCTGGAGGGGCGCAGCATCGATCTTGGCGCGGCAGGGGGCGGGTTCGACTATGCCCTGGCCCAAATTGCCACGGATATTGCCGATACCGGCCTGCCCGCCCGAGTAACGCTGCCCCTGTCGGACGGACGCTGGCTGACCTTCGCCAGCCCGCGCTATTGGCAGGCGCGTTGGACGCCGGTGATGCGCGGCCTCGCCGTGCTGGTGGCGGGGGCGGGGCTGGTTCTGGCGGCGTTCGGTCTCGCGCGGCTGCTGGCCCTGCCGTTGGAGCGGTTGGCGGCGGCGGTCGGGCCAGAGCATGCGGGGCCGCCGCAACCGATGGCCGTACCCGCCGGGGCATCGGCAGAGGTGGCGGAAATCGCCGCCGCTATCGACCGGGGGCGTAGCGCCCTGACGGAGTTGCTCGAAGACCGCACCCGCATGCTGGCCGCTATCAGCCACGATCTGCGCACCCCGGCAACGCGGCTGAAACTGCGCGCCGAATGGATTGAGGACGCGGGGGTGCGGGATAAAATTCTCGCCGATCTCGACGAGATGACGGTGATGATCGCCGCCGCGCTCGATTACTTGAGGCAAGGCGCCCAGCAGGAGGCGGAGCAGCTCGTCGCCTTTACCAGCCTGCTGCAAGCGGTTTGCGATGATTATCACGATCTCGGGCGCCCGGTGCGGTTGACCGAGGCGCCGCCGCTTCAGTTCGACGCCAGCGGCACGATTTTCGGCCCAGGCGACCGGGGGGTGCGGCGGACGCTGCTGACCTTCGATCAAGCCCGCGTGCTGCGCTTGCGCTGCCGCCCGGATGCCCTGCGCCGTGCCCTGACGAATCTGATCGACAATGCCCTCAAATACGGCGGCGTGGCCGAGGTGATGGTGCAGGCGACGTCTGAAGAAGTGATCGTCGATGTGTTGGACGAAGGGCCGGGCATTCCCGAAGAAGAATTCGCCAATGTGCTGCGGCCCTTCTATCGGCTGGAACAATCGCGCAATCGCGGCACCGGCGGCACGGGCCTCGGGCTTGCCATCGTCAAAAGCGTGATCGACGCCCACGGCGGCACGCTCGAACTCTCCAACCGCGCCCGGGCGGGCCTGCGGGCGCGGGTTGTACTGCCGAGGCGGCTGTAA
- a CDS encoding cytochrome b/b6 domain-containing protein produces MSAPLRAAASEVPVWDLGVRLFHWGTVAAVATAFLAEEGESLHEKAGYLAAALLGFRLIWGLIGTRHARFSDFVAGPGKVFTYLLDRMRGRAPHYLGHNPAGGAMILVLLTLLATVAGTGVAMTSDALWGNHLVEEIHETAANALLVCVGIHVAAVILMSKLDRENLVRAMVTGKKRRQP; encoded by the coding sequence ATGAGCGCCCCGTTGCGCGCTGCGGCGTCCGAGGTTCCCGTCTGGGACCTCGGGGTGCGCCTGTTTCACTGGGGCACGGTCGCTGCCGTCGCCACTGCATTTCTGGCCGAAGAAGGCGAGAGCCTGCACGAAAAGGCAGGCTATCTCGCGGCAGCCCTGCTCGGTTTTCGCTTGATCTGGGGCTTAATCGGCACGCGCCACGCCCGCTTTTCCGATTTCGTCGCGGGGCCGGGCAAGGTTTTCACCTATCTCCTCGACCGGATGCGCGGGCGGGCACCCCATTACCTCGGACACAACCCCGCCGGGGGCGCGATGATCCTGGTGCTGCTGACCCTACTCGCCACGGTCGCGGGGACGGGAGTCGCCATGACCAGCGATGCCCTCTGGGGCAATCATCTGGTCGAAGAAATCCATGAAACCGCCGCCAATGCCCTGCTGGTCTGCGTCGGCATCCATGTCGCCGCCGTCATCCTGATGAGCAAGCTCGATAGGGAAAATCTAGTGAGGGCGATGGTTACCGGGAAAAAGCGGCGACAGCCCTAA
- a CDS encoding PepSY domain-containing protein has protein sequence MLRFASAALALTLIAGGASAATLCKPAATPVSEDSVREMLTGKGYKDLKFGKDDGCMEAKGHNAAGKRVEIYIDPANGQIVKVKGE, from the coding sequence ATGCTGCGTTTTGCTTCCGCCGCCCTTGCCCTGACCCTGATTGCCGGCGGTGCTTCCGCCGCCACCCTGTGCAAACCCGCCGCAACCCCCGTTTCGGAAGACTCCGTGCGCGAAATGCTGACCGGCAAAGGCTATAAAGACCTTAAGTTCGGCAAGGACGATGGCTGTATGGAAGCCAAGGGCCATAATGCGGCGGGCAAGCGGGTTGAAATCTACATCGACCCGGCCAACGGCCAGATCGTCAAGGTCAAGGGCGAGTAA
- a CDS encoding aspartate-semialdehyde dehydrogenase, translating into MANHAVGIVGATGAVGAELMSVLADLKYPVGSLHLFASERSAGKTTTTPFGEKTIEVFSVEAAQKCDVVFLAVSGEFAKEYGPKIAEKALVIDNSSAFRLDDAVPLVIPEINPETAKGKKLIANPNCTTAILAVALWPLHKAFGVKKVIVSSYQATSGAGIEGMNELLTESRKVLDGQPADHKVFAHPIAFNLIPHIDTFQPNGYTREEMKVTWETRKIFGAPDMPISCTAVRVPTLRVHSEAVTIETEKPITVAAARAAIAAAPGVKLFDDPDNKVYPMPINATQQHDCNVGRIRQSLIFGDHGIDFFVAGDQLLKGAALNAVQIAQLFV; encoded by the coding sequence ATGGCCAATCACGCAGTCGGTATCGTTGGCGCCACGGGCGCCGTCGGGGCCGAACTTATGAGTGTGCTGGCCGATCTGAAGTATCCGGTCGGCTCGCTCCATCTGTTCGCCTCTGAACGGTCGGCCGGTAAAACGACTACTACCCCGTTCGGGGAAAAGACCATCGAAGTTTTCTCCGTCGAAGCCGCGCAGAAATGCGATGTCGTCTTCCTGGCCGTTTCCGGCGAGTTCGCCAAGGAATACGGCCCGAAGATCGCGGAAAAGGCGTTGGTCATCGACAATTCTTCGGCCTTCCGTCTGGATGATGCCGTGCCGCTGGTGATCCCGGAAATCAACCCGGAAACCGCCAAGGGCAAAAAGCTGATCGCCAACCCCAATTGCACCACGGCCATTCTGGCTGTCGCGCTCTGGCCGCTGCACAAGGCCTTTGGGGTGAAGAAGGTCATCGTCTCCTCCTACCAAGCCACCTCCGGCGCGGGGATCGAGGGGATGAACGAGCTGCTGACCGAATCGCGCAAGGTGCTCGACGGGCAGCCCGCCGATCATAAGGTCTTCGCCCATCCCATCGCCTTCAACCTTATTCCGCATATCGATACGTTCCAGCCGAACGGCTATACGCGCGAAGAAATGAAGGTGACCTGGGAAACCCGGAAGATCTTCGGCGCGCCCGATATGCCGATCTCCTGCACCGCCGTCCGTGTGCCGACCCTGCGCGTGCATTCGGAAGCGGTGACGATTGAAACCGAAAAGCCGATCACGGTCGCAGCGGCGCGCGCCGCGATTGCTGCCGCGCCGGGCGTGAAGCTGTTCGACGATCCCGATAATAAGGTCTACCCGATGCCGATCAACGCGACGCAGCAGCACGACTGCAACGTCGGTCGCATCCGTCAAAGCCTGATTTTCGGCGATCACGGGATCGACTTCTTCGTGGCGGGCGACCAGTTGCTGAAGGGCGCGGCGCTCAACGCGGTGCAGATCGCCCAATTATTCGTCTGA
- a CDS encoding ABC transporter ATP-binding protein — MTETGAAHSASAATGPAAEAIRIRDLRKRFGSLEVLKGISLEARDHDVIAILGSSGSGKSTFLRCINLLETPDDGVVAVKGEVIDMTTRRGLRVPANPRQVERIRQKLAMVFQQFNLWQHMTVLENVIEAPIHVLGLDRKAAIAKAEAMLEKVGVAAKKDSYPMELSGGQQQRVAIARALAMDPDALLFDEPTSALDPELVGEVLKVMRDLAAEGRTMLVVTHEIGFAREVSNKVVFLHQGRVEEEGTPADVLGNPKSERCRQFLSSSLKG; from the coding sequence ATGACGGAAACAGGGGCTGCACACAGCGCGTCCGCCGCAACCGGTCCTGCGGCTGAAGCGATCCGCATTCGCGATTTGCGCAAGCGCTTCGGCTCGTTGGAAGTGCTGAAAGGCATTTCGCTGGAGGCGCGCGACCATGATGTGATCGCCATCCTCGGCTCCTCCGGGTCCGGCAAAAGCACCTTTCTGCGCTGCATCAACCTGCTCGAAACGCCCGATGACGGCGTTGTGGCCGTGAAGGGCGAGGTGATCGATATGACCACCCGGCGCGGCCTGCGCGTGCCCGCCAACCCCCGCCAGGTCGAGCGGATCCGCCAGAAGTTGGCGATGGTCTTTCAGCAGTTCAACCTGTGGCAGCATATGACAGTGCTGGAAAACGTCATCGAAGCGCCGATCCACGTGCTGGGCCTCGACCGCAAGGCGGCCATTGCGAAGGCCGAAGCGATGCTGGAAAAGGTTGGCGTCGCGGCAAAGAAGGACAGTTACCCGATGGAACTGTCGGGCGGCCAGCAGCAGCGCGTGGCGATTGCCCGCGCCCTGGCGATGGACCCGGACGCTTTGCTGTTCGACGAGCCGACGTCGGCGCTCGATCCCGAGTTGGTCGGGGAAGTTTTGAAGGTCATGCGCGATCTGGCCGCCGAAGGCCGGACCATGCTGGTCGTGACCCATGAAATCGGGTTCGCCCGGGAAGTGTCCAATAAGGTCGTCTTCCTGCATCAAGGGCGGGTGGAAGAAGAGGGGACCCCGGCGGATGTGCTGGGTAACCCCAAATCCGAGCGGTGCCGACAGTTCCTGTCGTCGTCGCTAAAGGGCTAG
- a CDS encoding lysine/arginine/ornithine ABC transporter substrate-binding protein — MKKIVLALATLGVALTSGAYAQSSKTLHLGTEGAYAPFNFIDKDGKVKGFDIEIGDALCAEMKRKCEWVTQEWDGIIPALKAKKFDAIIASMSINEKRKKEVDFTDRYYFTPGMMIARKGASLKQDALSGKTVGVQVETIHAQFMEERYKDKGITLKQYKTQDEANLDLANGRLDVVMADSAVLEDWVKGNGGYAKFERVGEFIRDPILGNGAGIAIRKGDKELTTAFNKALAAIKANGTYAKINAKYFDFDIR, encoded by the coding sequence GTGAAGAAGATCGTACTGGCTCTGGCCACCTTGGGCGTGGCCCTGACCTCGGGCGCCTATGCGCAAAGCTCCAAAACCCTGCACCTGGGGACGGAAGGGGCCTATGCACCCTTCAATTTCATCGACAAAGACGGCAAGGTGAAGGGCTTCGATATCGAAATCGGCGATGCCCTGTGCGCCGAAATGAAGCGCAAGTGCGAATGGGTCACCCAGGAATGGGACGGCATCATCCCGGCGCTGAAGGCGAAGAAGTTCGATGCCATCATCGCGTCGATGTCGATCAACGAAAAGCGCAAGAAAGAGGTCGATTTCACCGACCGCTATTACTTCACGCCGGGCATGATGATCGCCCGCAAGGGTGCCAGCCTGAAGCAGGATGCGCTCTCGGGCAAGACCGTTGGCGTGCAGGTGGAAACCATCCACGCCCAGTTCATGGAAGAGCGCTATAAGGACAAGGGCATTACCCTGAAGCAGTATAAGACCCAGGACGAAGCCAACCTCGATCTCGCCAATGGGCGTCTCGATGTGGTGATGGCCGATAGCGCCGTGCTGGAAGATTGGGTGAAGGGCAACGGCGGTTACGCCAAGTTCGAACGGGTTGGCGAGTTCATCCGCGATCCGATCCTCGGCAATGGCGCCGGTATCGCCATCCGCAAGGGCGATAAGGAATTGACGACCGCCTTCAATAAGGCCCTGGCGGCGATTAAGGCGAATGGCACCTACGCCAAGATCAACGCGAAGTATTTCGACTTCGACATTCGCTAA
- a CDS encoding transporter substrate-binding domain-containing protein — protein sequence MTARAGADALYRHRVSVSAGLLALLLSGIGQAAAAPLLRFGTEGAYAPFNFIGADGKPQGFDVEIGEALCAALQRRCQWVVQDWDGLIPALNAKRFDAILASMAITEKRKAAVDFTDPYYASPGIVLARAGQGGPLTQAFLTGKTLGVQQETIYEAYLDAEMPGWATVRRYRSQDEAAQDLLNGRLDMLMANSTQLDAWVKANGGYGAFARVGAPFRHPSFGAGAGIAVRKGDAVLHADLNRALAQIVQDGRFAKITARYFDFDIR from the coding sequence ATGACGGCACGCGCGGGGGCGGATGCTCTCTATCGGCATCGGGTTTCCGTTTCGGCCGGGCTATTGGCCCTGCTGCTGTCCGGCATCGGTCAGGCGGCCGCTGCGCCGCTGCTGCGCTTTGGCACGGAAGGCGCCTATGCGCCGTTCAATTTCATCGGTGCCGACGGCAAGCCCCAGGGCTTTGATGTGGAGATCGGCGAGGCGCTCTGTGCCGCCCTGCAGCGCCGCTGCCAGTGGGTTGTGCAGGATTGGGACGGGTTGATCCCCGCCCTGAATGCCAAGCGCTTCGATGCCATTTTGGCGTCGATGGCGATTACCGAGAAGCGCAAGGCGGCGGTAGATTTCACCGATCCCTATTACGCCAGCCCCGGCATTGTGCTGGCGCGGGCGGGGCAGGGCGGGCCGCTGACCCAAGCGTTTCTGACCGGTAAAACCCTGGGCGTGCAGCAGGAAACCATCTACGAAGCCTATCTGGACGCGGAAATGCCGGGCTGGGCCACCGTCCGCCGCTACCGCAGCCAGGACGAGGCGGCGCAAGACCTGCTGAACGGGCGGTTGGATATGCTGATGGCCAATAGCACCCAACTCGATGCTTGGGTGAAAGCCAATGGCGGTTACGGGGCCTTCGCCCGCGTCGGGGCGCCGTTTCGGCACCCGAGTTTCGGCGCCGGGGCGGGAATCGCCGTGCGCAAGGGCGACGCTGTTCTGCACGCCGACCTGAACCGCGCCCTGGCGCAGATCGTGCAAGATGGACGCTTTGCCAAGATCACCGCGCGCTATTTCGATTTCGACATCCGCTGA
- a CDS encoding ABC transporter permease — protein MINLQGFGPQLLEGVMTTLQLAAVSLIFGVIIGLAAAMAKLSPIRWLARGVDVVTNLLRGLPELLTILILYYGVQNLFNAIFEDYVEVDGFAAGVAALSLVFGSYASETFRGAFLAIPAGQIEAAKSFGMSPFLIFRRIQLPQVWRYALPGLGNLWLVLIKDTSLVSVVGLQELMRKTQIATSVTKSPFTFYSVAAAIFIGLTLISTFVLLWLEKRSRRGVRMG, from the coding sequence ATGATCAATCTTCAGGGGTTTGGCCCGCAACTGCTGGAAGGGGTGATGACCACGCTGCAATTGGCGGCGGTCTCGCTGATCTTCGGCGTCATCATCGGGCTGGCGGCAGCGATGGCGAAACTATCGCCCATCCGCTGGCTGGCGCGCGGCGTGGATGTGGTTACCAATCTGCTGCGCGGCCTGCCGGAACTGCTGACCATCCTGATCCTCTATTACGGCGTGCAGAACCTCTTCAACGCGATCTTCGAGGATTATGTGGAGGTCGATGGCTTTGCCGCCGGGGTGGCGGCCCTGTCGCTGGTCTTCGGCTCCTATGCCTCGGAAACCTTTCGCGGCGCCTTTCTGGCGATCCCGGCGGGGCAGATCGAAGCCGCCAAAAGTTTCGGCATGTCGCCCTTCCTGATCTTCCGCCGCATCCAACTGCCGCAGGTGTGGCGCTATGCGCTGCCCGGCCTGGGCAACCTGTGGCTGGTGCTGATTAAGGATACGTCGCTGGTGTCGGTGGTGGGCTTGCAGGAGCTGATGCGCAAGACACAGATCGCCACCTCCGTCACCAAATCGCCCTTTACCTTTTATTCGGTGGCGGCGGCGATTTTCATCGGGCTGACGTTGATTTCGACCTTTGTGCTGCTGTGGCTGGAAAAACGGTCCCGGCGCGGCGTGCGGATGGGGTAA
- a CDS encoding ABC transporter permease has protein sequence MELLTSLFELAQTYWPQFLRGLWLTVQLTVLSCLLGFVFAIPLALARLSRHWLISGMATVYSVCFRGSPLLVQLFLIYYGLPSALLQLYGGDVPAMRASIFWPLLDSPFSLALIAFTLNTGAYMAEPIRGGILAVPNGEREAALACGMSRALLIRRILLPRGLRIAIPALSNETILTMKATSLVSLVTMLDLMGAAGRAFTQTYDSSVYLVLVPFYLVLIWAVARIFGGLEKRYNRYLVRRAV, from the coding sequence ATGGAACTGCTCACGTCGCTTTTCGAGCTTGCCCAAACCTATTGGCCGCAGTTTTTGCGTGGCCTGTGGCTGACGGTGCAATTGACCGTGCTGTCGTGCCTGCTGGGGTTTGTGTTCGCCATTCCGCTTGCTCTGGCCCGCCTGTCGCGCCATTGGCTGATTTCCGGCATGGCGACGGTTTACTCCGTCTGCTTTCGCGGCTCGCCGCTGCTGGTGCAATTGTTCCTGATCTATTACGGCCTGCCCTCGGCGCTGTTGCAGCTTTACGGCGGCGATGTGCCGGCGATGCGCGCCTCGATCTTCTGGCCGCTGCTCGATTCGCCCTTTTCGCTGGCGCTGATCGCCTTCACGCTCAATACGGGCGCCTATATGGCCGAACCGATCCGCGGCGGCATTCTGGCCGTGCCGAACGGCGAGCGCGAAGCCGCCCTGGCCTGCGGCATGTCGCGCGCGCTGCTGATCCGCCGCATTCTGCTGCCGCGCGGGCTGCGCATCGCCATCCCGGCCCTCTCGAACGAAACCATCCTGACGATGAAGGCCACTTCCCTCGTCAGCCTCGTCACCATGCTCGACCTAATGGGCGCCGCCGGACGCGCCTTCACCCAGACCTACGACTCCAGCGTCTATCTGGTGCTGGTGCCCTTCTATCTGGTGCTGATCTGGGCCGTAGCGCGCATCTTCGGCGGTCTGGAGAAGCGGTATAACCGCTATTTGGTCCGGCGGGCGGTGTAG
- a CDS encoding helix-turn-helix domain-containing protein, whose translation MSILHIGIAPYEALKARTLAIARGDIQPGPEEPKLWFTSIESVARVLSDKNWALLREFAERPPASLSELAARTGRAASNLSRTLKTMERHGLVTLGPGSAREIRPRVTYDQIDLSLSIR comes from the coding sequence ATGAGTATTCTCCACATCGGCATCGCGCCCTATGAGGCCCTGAAAGCCCGCACGCTGGCAATTGCGCGCGGAGACATTCAGCCGGGGCCGGAGGAGCCGAAGCTCTGGTTCACCTCGATTGAAAGCGTGGCGCGGGTGCTGTCGGATAAAAACTGGGCGCTGCTGCGGGAGTTTGCCGAACGCCCCCCGGCCTCGCTCAGCGAGCTTGCGGCGCGGACGGGGCGGGCCGCATCTAATCTGTCGCGCACGTTAAAAACAATGGAACGGCACGGGCTGGTAACGCTCGGACCGGGCAGCGCTCGCGAAATCCGACCGCGCGTCACCTACGACCAGATCGACCTATCCCTGTCGATCCGCTAA
- a CDS encoding GTP pyrophosphokinase, with protein sequence MDADKIKNEYHRIIPNAKRLNREIISQLSHVFYQENIKLGAPLESRVKSLESIQEKMDRKNLDIQNLYQINDLVGIRVILLFSRDLKSVKEIIETNFNVIEVENTADRLSESQFGYQSTHFTITLSQSWLSIPTFSGLDNVRVEIQVRTLSQHIWAVASHQLQYKNEESVPQTLKRNIHRISALLETVDLEFERILEDREKYIKSITTDKSFLPLNVDTLQYVLDNNLPKDNKTEDENYDLLLRELLDNNINSVKSLEEFISEKYNEAMDMEKSVVQNMWERDIYYETTKERIDKGVFFSHVGLIRIMLDN encoded by the coding sequence ATGGATGCGGATAAGATAAAAAACGAATATCATCGCATAATTCCGAACGCAAAACGATTAAACAGGGAAATAATATCACAGCTATCTCACGTATTTTATCAGGAAAATATAAAATTGGGAGCCCCTCTTGAAAGCAGGGTAAAGTCCCTTGAGTCAATTCAAGAGAAGATGGATAGAAAAAATTTAGATATACAGAATTTATATCAGATAAATGATTTGGTTGGGATAAGAGTAATTCTGTTATTTTCTAGAGATTTAAAATCTGTTAAAGAAATTATAGAGACAAATTTTAATGTAATAGAAGTTGAAAATACCGCAGATAGATTATCCGAGTCTCAATTCGGGTACCAATCTACTCATTTTACTATCACATTATCTCAAAGCTGGTTAAGCATTCCAACTTTTTCTGGTCTGGACAATGTTCGGGTTGAAATACAGGTCAGAACCCTATCACAGCACATTTGGGCTGTAGCTTCTCACCAACTTCAGTATAAAAATGAAGAGTCTGTCCCACAAACCTTAAAAAGAAACATTCATCGCATTTCAGCATTACTTGAAACTGTAGATTTAGAATTTGAGAGGATTTTAGAAGATAGAGAAAAATATATAAAATCAATCACTACCGATAAATCATTTCTTCCACTCAATGTAGATACATTGCAGTACGTCCTTGATAATAATCTACCAAAAGACAACAAAACAGAAGATGAAAATTACGATCTTTTATTGAGGGAATTACTCGATAACAACATAAATAGCGTAAAATCATTGGAAGAATTCATAAGTGAAAAATACAATGAAGCCATGGACATGGAGAAATCAGTAGTTCAAAATATGTGGGAAAGGGACATTTATTACGAGACAACAAAAGAAAGAATTGATAAGGGGGTTTTTTTTAGTCATGTCGGATTAATAAGGATAATGCTGGATAATTAA
- a CDS encoding ABC transporter ATP-binding protein: protein MATLTIKNVQKRYGNVSVLKGIDLELTDGEFLVLLGPSGCGKSTLLNMIAGLDTITDGSIQIDGRIINDVHPKDRDIAMVFQSYALYPNMNVARNIAFGLEMRGVDKPGREVAVKKVAALLQMEHLLDRKPAQLSGGQRQRVAMGRALVRDPKVFLFDEPLSNLDAKLRVDMRTEIKKLHQRLGTTIVYVTHDQIEAMTLATRIAIMKEGVVQQFAPPQEVYEQPANMYVAGFIGSPAMNFIPAQVVSEADRVGVRITGAQGSSVLPLPAPSAAVLNKVGQEVILGVRPETIARYQHGTNLPPNFARFSAQVSVTEPTGADTLTYLALGGRDAIARVPPKEAPTAGEVAEFTVDMARACLFDPKTEQRVG, encoded by the coding sequence ATGGCGACGCTCACCATTAAAAACGTGCAAAAGCGCTACGGCAATGTGTCGGTCCTCAAGGGGATTGACCTTGAGTTGACCGATGGGGAATTCCTCGTGCTGCTCGGCCCGTCCGGCTGCGGGAAATCGACCCTGCTGAACATGATCGCGGGCCTCGATACGATCACCGACGGCTCGATCCAGATCGACGGGCGCATCATCAACGATGTTCACCCGAAGGACCGCGACATCGCCATGGTGTTCCAGTCCTACGCGCTGTACCCGAACATGAATGTGGCGCGGAATATCGCCTTCGGTCTCGAAATGCGCGGCGTCGATAAGCCGGGGCGCGAGGTGGCGGTGAAGAAGGTTGCGGCCCTCTTGCAGATGGAACATCTGCTGGACCGCAAGCCCGCCCAGCTTTCCGGCGGGCAGCGCCAGCGCGTGGCGATGGGCCGCGCCCTGGTGCGCGACCCGAAGGTCTTTTTGTTCGACGAGCCTTTGTCGAACCTCGACGCCAAGCTGCGCGTTGATATGCGCACGGAAATTAAAAAGCTGCACCAGCGCCTCGGCACCACCATCGTCTATGTGACGCATGATCAGATCGAAGCGATGACGCTGGCGACCCGCATTGCGATTATGAAGGAAGGCGTGGTCCAGCAGTTCGCCCCGCCGCAGGAAGTGTACGAACAGCCCGCGAATATGTATGTGGCGGGCTTCATCGGCTCCCCCGCGATGAACTTCATCCCGGCGCAGGTGGTGAGCGAGGCTGACCGGGTGGGCGTGCGCATTACCGGCGCGCAGGGCAGCTCCGTCCTGCCGCTGCCCGCCCCCTCTGCCGCGGTGCTGAATAAGGTGGGGCAAGAGGTGATCCTGGGCGTCCGCCCGGAAACCATAGCCCGCTACCAGCATGGCACCAACCTGCCGCCCAACTTCGCCCGCTTCTCGGCCCAGGTCAGCGTGACGGAGCCAACCGGCGCCGATACTCTGACCTATCTGGCCCTCGGCGGCCGCGACGCCATCGCCCGCGTCCCGCCAAAAGAAGCGCCGACGGCAGGCGAGGTCGCCGAGTTCACGGTCGATATGGCGCGGGCGTGCCTGTTCGATCCGAAGACGGAACAGCGGGTGGGCTAA
- a CDS encoding carbohydrate ABC transporter permease, with translation MLPLGVMVSTSLKSAAELRSGSLISLPRELSFDAWAFAWNKANVGVNATGLAPYFWNSVVMVVPSVLISTFMGALNGYALTKWKFPGANLLFGLILFGSFIPFQLVLLPMSMTLGVLGLAGTTAGLVLVHVVYGLAFTTLFFRNYYTSIPDDLVKAATIDGAGFFQIFFKIMLPISTPIMVVSIIWQFTQIWNDFLFGASFSSGASAPVTVALNNLVNTTTGVKQYNVDMAAAIIAALPTLVVYVLAGKYFVRGLTAGSVKG, from the coding sequence ATGCTGCCCTTGGGCGTCATGGTCTCGACCTCGCTGAAAAGCGCGGCGGAACTGCGCTCCGGCTCGCTCATCTCGCTGCCGCGCGAACTGAGCTTCGATGCCTGGGCCTTTGCCTGGAATAAGGCGAACGTCGGCGTTAATGCCACCGGCCTTGCGCCCTACTTCTGGAATTCGGTGGTGATGGTCGTGCCGTCGGTGCTGATCTCCACCTTCATGGGCGCGCTGAACGGCTATGCCCTGACCAAATGGAAGTTCCCCGGCGCGAACCTTTTGTTTGGGCTGATCCTGTTCGGCAGCTTCATCCCCTTCCAGCTCGTGCTGCTACCGATGTCGATGACCCTCGGGGTTCTCGGCCTCGCGGGGACAACGGCGGGGCTGGTGCTGGTGCATGTGGTCTATGGCTTGGCCTTCACCACCTTGTTCTTCCGCAATTACTACACCTCGATCCCCGATGATCTGGTGAAGGCCGCGACCATCGACGGCGCCGGGTTCTTCCAGATCTTCTTTAAGATCATGCTGCCAATCTCGACGCCGATCATGGTCGTGTCGATCATTTGGCAGTTTACCCAGATTTGGAACGACTTCCTGTTCGGTGCCTCCTTCTCCTCCGGTGCGTCGGCCCCGGTCACGGTGGCGCTGAATAATCTCGTCAACACAACCACTGGCGTGAAGCAATACAATGTGGATATGGCCGCCGCGATTATCGCCGCCCTGCCCACCCTCGTTGTGTATGTGCTGGCCGGTAAGTATTTCGTCCGGGGTCTCACCGCCGGATCGGTGAAAGGGTAA